DNA from Daucus carota subsp. sativus chromosome 1, DH1 v3.0, whole genome shotgun sequence:
CTTCTTCCAAAGCACGCCCCATTCGTTCCGCCCGTAACAATCCAATTAATTCTCCGGGTAAGAAAACATTAGACATCCCATCTTCTGAAACCAACACTTTTGATGTTATTTGACGTACAATAATTTCTATATGTCTATTATGGATCTGCACCCCCTGGGATCGATAAACCTTTTGGATCTTATTAACCAAAGCGATACGACTTTGCACTATAGTTAGCTCAGCACCAATCAAGAACCCCCAAGGAATTCCAAGAGTTCTTGTTATACATTCATGCCAACCCTCAACCCTCTTTTCGAGATTCATCGATATTGAATCAATCGAACGCACTTCTAATACCTGTTCCACTTTTGGAAGGCCCTGCGTTATATCACCAGATCGcgatttttcatatataaatgtaaCTAATGTATCTCCTTCGTAAAGGATTTCCCCATAATGGCCATGAACCGTTGCTCCTGGGGTGGCTAAATAAGGCTTAGCGGATCGTATTACTACAGAATCCATTTTAACAATTAGAACTTGACCCGATTTGAGATGTGGTCCATTTTTGGCTATACATACATTTTCACAAATAAACTGCCCAAGACTCATTATTGTAGACATCCCTTCACAATAATTGTGCTGAAGAAAATACCAATTTAAATTGAATGGATTCAAAATAATGTTACTGcacaaatcataattataaattttaccaatttcatccattaaaaaatatttaattacttgaaaggTCTGTTTTAAGTTGTCAAGTTGCAAATAGTTAATTACCAAGATCtgattataagttattaaatggGAAAATGGATAAAAATTCGCAGTTTTAAGGGCTGTTCCTAAAGGGCCCAACAAATTCCTAATTGGAATTGGGGGATCTTTTTTAATTGATTCTTTTATCACATTGTGATATTTTACATTGTTGAATGGGCCCATTCGAAAACAATTAGAGGATGACAAAATTATCAAAGATTGGTATTCCTTATTTCTATTGAACAATGTATGAATAGTGCCTTGGTTTTGATTAAGGGATTCTTTAATCCTTGCGTTGGAATAGTAGAAAAAACGGGAAGAAAACGGATTGATATTGGTGCAATCTGATCCATTCTCATAGATCAATCCTGAACGCGAAGGATCATTCCTTTTTGCGGTATACGAAATAGGGGATTTCACTAAgtctatttttataaaatctcgACTCAAACCATTTATCCCTATTTCAACAAAGGAAGTACGGGTCTCTTCGATATAAGAACTTTTTTTGTCTTGGGTACAATTTAATACTAAACAAGTCCTAACTAATTGAATACTTGTGTTATAAATTTCCCGAATTGGTTTGCCGTTTCCATAAAGGATATAATTGACAACTCGAAGTTGCACATTATCCATTTCCTGCAACAGATCCGGGGGAAAAAGTCTTACTAAATTTATACCGTCTGTTATTTCATATGTGACTACAGGTCGAACCAAAACAAAATACTTTTTCTTGGTAGGTGTGATCCGTTGGACATAGATCCAGTTTTTCCCTTTTTTGGATTCTTTCGAATTTGTCTTTCCCGTTCCTGGTGGTATCAAGACACCACTATGTCGAGATATCTTATCTGTCTCTCCAGGAAAATGGATATCTccagaaaatatttttagttcaattctttttttttttatctccaCTCGAACTAATCCGCCGACTCGGCTTCTTGTAGTTAAAGCTATTTGTGTATCTATCCCAATAATACTATTGTTTCGTACCATTATGGAAGAAGATCCAGGTAAGATATGCATTTCCTCGGGAATGAAAAAGAACCGATCCACTTTTATTTGGTATTTTGGCTTAAACTCCTTGACTCCTCGATACTCAATTAAATCCTCTTTTTTGGCGATTGGATCGACTTCTATAGTGCCATATTTAGTAATTCCCGAACTCTTTCTTCTGTATCGAGGATCATCGAAAAAAGCAAGAATACTATTTATACGAAAAATACCATTTATGGGTATTTCGATCGAGATTCCCGAAGGAGGCATTAGTTCGTTCTCACGTTCTTGAATCGATTGGAGTGGAATAATGAATCTTTTTCTTCGTCTCTTTGCCAATAAATCATAATCGGCGTATGGAATGGTCGGATATCTGAGATTACAACGAACAATTCGATTAAGTTCTGAATAATCAGGgtgttcttcttcttttttaccAAAAAAATCCGAACTAAAGAATTTGTGTCTCACTTGATCATTAGTTACCGAGAGGTTCGAAATAGATCTTTTCTTGACAGAAAAAGAACGAGCGTTCATTTGATCTTGATCCTTGTGGATCGAAAGGGAGATTAGATCAGATCTGCGCGGCTCTCCTAATAATATCCATAAATGACTTGTTTTTGGTAAGAGATGAACATTTCCATATGTAAATTCAGGTGCATGATACACGTCGGTATTCCAATGCATTTCTCCCTCTGAATCAGAATAAATATGTTTTCGAACCTTCTCTTTAAAATTCAAAGTGGATGTTCCTGCGCGAATCTCAGCAATCACTTGTTCTGATTCTACATATTGATCATTTTGAACTAAAAGAAAACTTTTGGGTGGAATATTCACATTATGTAGAATATCCTCACTTTCAATAGTTACGTACAAATCTATAGAACACACAAAAGCAGGATGCCCATGACGTGTACGTGTCGGATGAACTAAATCctcattgaattttatttttccatTAGAGGGGGCTCGTACATGTTCTGCAATACCCCCTGTAAATACTCCGCCGGTATGAAAGGTTCTTAATGTTAATTGAGTGCCGGGCTCTCCAATAGATTGACCCGCAATAATACCCACAGCTTCTCCCAATTCGACCAGGTCACCATGAGTAGGACTCCGGCCATAACATAATTGACAGATCCAAGATGTACTCCTACAAGTAAAGGGAGTTCGAATATATATGGGTTGTGCTCGAAAGGTTATGAATTGATTGACAAGTCCACTACCAATATCTTGATTTCTAGTGGCAATACATCGTGTACCCATATATATATCATCCGCTAATACACGACCAATTAATGTttggataaaaatattttccgACATCATCCCGTTTCCAAGACTCACAGAAATACCTCGGGCGGTGCCACAATCTTTTCGACGTACAACAATGTGTTGAACTACCTCAACAAGTCTGCGCGTGAGATATCCAGCATCTGAAGTTCGTACAGCAGTATCCACAACTCCCTTCCGGGCTCCGTAGcaagaaataatatattctgTTAAAGAGAGTCCTTCGCGTAAATTGCTTTGAATGGGTAAATCAATCATTTGCCCTTGGGGATCCGACATTAATCCTCTCATACCTACTAATTGATGTACCTGAGACGCATTTCCTCTAGCTCCTGAAAAAGACATTATATGTACTGGATTAAAAGGGTCAGTCATCCTAAAATTAGGATTCATTTCTTGTCGCAAAAATTCACTTGTAGCATACCATATCTCAATGGATTGGCGTAATTTTTCTACTGCATGTACATTCCCAGAATGGTGGTGTTTTTCCAAAATGAAACTTTGTTCCTCAGCATCTTGAACTAGCCATCTCTTAGATGGGATTGTTAAAAGATCATCAATTCCTAATGAAATGGATGTAGCAGTAGCTTGTTGAAAACCCAAAGTCTTTACTTGATCCAGGATGTGTGACGTATATGCCATTCCGAAGTGATCTATTAATCTACTAATAAGTCGTTTCATGGCAGTTCCGTCTATCACTTTATTGTGAAAGACCAGATTGGCCCGTTCTGCCATAAGTACCTCCATATTCCGATGAGTAGAATTTGACAATGAGTTTGAACATAAGTACTTCTATATTCCGCCGAGTAGGATTTGACAATGGGTTTGAGTCAGTGATTGGAAAACTTACTTTTCTCGATCTTAATTCGCGTAGAAATTCCGGAATTCCCGTCCTAGTTGAATCGGAGAGACATAAATTAGATAACTGGTATCATAGAATTACTTAGCTTACGGACCATATCAACAGGCCTGACAAAACCCCTGTATAGCTTCTTCGATTTCTCGATAAATCGAAATATGACCAACAGTAGTTCGAATATATATAGAAagaatttctttttttatacTTCTTACTATTAGATATTGCCCATAAATATCATAATAGGTACCCAAAGATTCATAGTGAACTTCGAGAGGAGCTTCTCTTGCAGCAATAACGCGTTGATCTAGCCGCCACCGGAGCCACAAAGGACTATCTAAATTGATTCGTTTCTGCCGATAAGCTCCAATTGCATCATAAGAATTACAAAAAAAAGGTTCTTTTTCTTTCGTATACTTATAGTTATTCTcataaattcttttattttgaTAGTTTCTGTGATTAGATGGATTATACCTATTTACACAAATACCTCGACGATTCCCGCTCGTTAAGACATAGAGTCCAATAAGCATATCTTGAGTTGGTACGGAAATAGGATCCCCAATCGCCGGAGATAAAAGGTTAATATGAGAAAACATAAGTAAACGTGCTTCCGCTTGAGCCTCAAAAGATAAAGGCACATGAACAGCCATTTGATCCCCGTCAAAGTCTGCATTGAATCCTTTACGAACTAATGGATGTAAACAAATAGCACGACCCTCCACTAAAACAGGCTGGAATGCCTGTATACCTAATCTATGCAGAGTAGGTGCTCTATTTAACAATACAGGATGCCCCCGCATAACTTCCCGAAGTATTTCCCATACAATCGGTTTTTTTTCCCGAATTTTACTCTTAGCAACTCCTATATTCGAAGCAAGCTGTTGTCTAATTAGACTACGAATTACAAATGTCTGGAAAAGCTCTATTGCTATTTCGCGGGGCAATCCGCATTGATATAATGAAAGTGAGGGGCCCACGACAATGACGGAACGCCCTGAATAATCGACTCGTTTGCCAAGCAAAGTCTCGCGAAATCTTCCCTCTTTGCCTTCAATTACATCCGAAAATGATTTGTAAACTTTATTATGGCCGTCCCTCATCGGTTGTCCACGGATTCCATTATCAAGAAGTGTATCCACGGCTTCTTGTACCAATTTCTCCTGACACATTATTAACTCTCCTGGCGTAGATCTACTTGTTGTTAATAGGTCGGTAAGAGTATTGTTCCGATATATAACTCTTCTATAGAGTTCATTAATATCCGAGCTCATTAGTTTACCCCCGTCTATCTGAACGATCGGTCTTAACTCAGGAGGAAGAACAGGTAATAGACACAAAACCATCCATTTTGGGTCTATATTTGTTCGAATAAAATGCTTCGCTAATTCCATACGTCTGACCAAAAAATCCTTTCGTCTTCCAACTTTTCGATCTTCCCACTCATTCCCTGTGGGACCGTCTTCCCCCAACTCTTTCCATTCTACCAATGAAGAATCTATAATAATCCGTAAATCGAGATCGGCTAATTGTTCTCGGATAGCACCTGCTCCAGTAGAGATCTCTCGATTTCGAAATGTATCAAAGCCTTGGGTAGTAAAAAAAAGCGGGATGCTATATTTCCAGGATTGGATTTCATATTCGAACAAACCTCGTAATCGTAAAAAAGTGGGTTTTTTAGCTATGGGCCTAGCAAAAGAAAAATCGGGATAGGATCCTATATAGGATATCCCCCCCTTCAAAACCGGACGTGAAAGTTTCCTTTCATCCGGCTCAAGTAGGTACATCAAAAAAAAGTAAGGAGTTCGAACTTTTAAATTCTCGagccccccccccaaaaaaaagaTCTACTCTTTACTCAAGTTACCAGCGAAGACCAAGGAGGTTTTCCTTAATTACGGCTTcccttatatttttattttttgaattctttattcaaaaaaatgtgAAATTATTGAGTAGTCTACTCCCCCCGAATGATGAATCCCGtaattcttaattttaattaaagtgAGTACCTTGAAATTCATAAGGGATTTACTTGTCTATGTACCGTTCCGTTAAATCTTTTAGGTCCCGACTTCACCTCGACGGTTATGCCACGATGCCCTTAAAGTCTATATGCGATGGATAGACTACTGTAACCATGACATATTTGCTATTtccttaatttttttctaaaagaaaGGAGCAGGTTAATTCCACAAAGCAAAAAGTCTTTTTTACGAGATATAACTAAAAATgcctattttttttgttacgAAATCGACCATAGATAAATTCCCCTTGTTATTTGGGAGTATTGAATACACCCTAAATTCTGAGCTTTATGTTACTCCTCCTAAGCTACATGTCAGGTCCAAGGCATCCCGGTTGGAGTGAATGGGATGACAGAGTTTCATTCCGAATCATCTGTAAAATCAGAATTTCGATCAAATCACACATCGCAGTATACTAGGCCTTCTAATTCTTTAAGAGGTTTATCTAAAAGATTCGCAATATAACTAGGAAGACGTTTCAAATACCACACGTGGGTTACTGGGCATGCGAGTTTGATGTAGCCCATTTGATATCTTCGTATCCGAGAATCAACAAACTCGACCCCGCATTGTTCACAAGATTTCCGGTCTTTTTTTTTATCTCCGATTACTCGATAATTTCCACAAGCACAAATTCCACTTTTGATAGGCCCAAAAATGCGTTCACAAAATAATCCATCTTTTTCGGGTTTATTGGTTTTGTAATGAAAAGTATAAGGTTTTGTCACCTCTCCAACTCTCTCTCCATTAGGGAGGATTTTATTCGCCCAAGTACTTATTTGTTGAGGAGAAACTGATCCAATTCGGAGTTGTTGATGTTTATACTGATCAATCATAGAAGAAAAGTTGGGATTCATTCCGATTAAGCTTCCTTCCTTTTAATCTTGAAAGTTTTCTCAGATACAAAGAAATGATTCAGTTCCAGAGCCAAAGATCGTAGTTCTCGAACGAGTAATCGAAAGGATTCTGGAGCATCCTCAGGATTAGGTATTGCTCCTCCAATGATAGTAGTACCAAGTACTTCCTGGCGAGCTCTAATATGATCCGATTTATAAGTAAGCATCTCTTGTAAAATATAAGCAACACCAAATCCTTCTAGAGCCCAAACCTCCATCTCTCCTACCCGCTGCCCACCTTGCTTAGCCCTTCCTCTGAGGGGTTGTTGTGTAACAAGTGCATAATGTCCGCTGGACCGTCCATGGATTTTATCATCAACTTGATGAATTAATTTCAAGATATAAGGCTTTCCTATTATAACAGGTTGTTCAAAAGGATCCCCCGTTCTTCCATCAAATATTCTGCTTTTTCCCGGATACTCGGGTTCAAATACCCATGGAGTCGCCGTTTGCTTACTGGCTTGATATAATTCAGAAAACACTAGTTTTCTCGAAGCTTCTTGTTCATATCTTTCATCAAAAGGGGCTATTCGATAATGTCTGTCTAGTAGACCCCCAGCTAACCCGAGTGAACATTCAAATATCTGTCCTACATTCATTCGGGAAGGTACTCCTAATGGGTTGAAGACCATATCAACAGGTCTTCCATCTTGCAAATAAGGCATATCTTGTCTAggcaaaatttttgaaattataccCTTATTTCCATGTCTTCCAGCTACTTTATCGCCTACCTTAATTTCACGTTTCTGTAAAATATATACACGAATCGTTTCTGGATTATAACTAGAACCTACCCTTTTCTGGATCCATCTCACATCAATAACTCGACCCCTACCGCCTATAGGTAGTTTTAGACAAGTTTCTTTTGAAGTAGATACCTGAATGCCAAGTATGGCTCGTAACAATCTATCCTCCGGGGCATACGACGATTCTTTCACCATTTGGGGCGTTAATTTACCTACTAAAATCTCACCCGTTTCTACCCAAGATCCCAGCATTACAATTCCGTTTTTGTCTAAATTGCGTAGTAAATGAGCTTCTAAATGCGGTATTTCCCTAGTGACCCTTTCGGGGCCTTGGCTTGTCACATGAGTTTGAATTTCATATTTTCGTATGTGAAAAGAAGTATAAATATCTTCATAAACCAAACGCTCGCTAATGAGCACTGCATCTTCAAAATTGTAACCTTCCCACGGCATATAAGCTACTAATACGTTTTTCCCCAAAGCGAGTTCGCCACCAATTGTAGCGGCGCCATAGGCTAAGATTTGTCCTTTTTTAATGTATTTACCCCTCTGAACCTGGGGTTTTTGATGCATACAAGTATTTTTGTTGGAACGTTGATACATAACTAATGGAATGTTTAGAGTATCTCCATTACCCGATAAAAGGATCTTGTCAGTATCGGTATAAATGACCTTTCCTTCATGTTCGGCGATAGCAAGAACCCCTGAATCTAGAGCCGCCTGGCGTTCCAACCCAGTTCCAACAATACACTTCTCGGATCGAGAAAGAGGAACTGCTTGACGTTGCATATTCGAACTCATTAAAGCCCGATTCGCATCATTATGCTCGATAAAAGGAATGAGGGAAGCTCCAATAGAAAAGTATTGGAAGGAAAAAATACTTCGAAGATGAACCTGTTCCCATGCAATAGTCAGGAATTCTTGACGATATCTAGCTGGAACAACCTGTTCTTCCTGAAGACCCTGATTCAAAGCCAAAGGATTTCCCGCCGCTACCATATAGTATTCATCTTTACCTGGTGATAAATAAAGCATCCGTGCCCCTTTTGATCTCTGAGAAATCTCATAAAATGGACTCTCTAGAGATCCTCCACGACCAATCTTCGCATGAATTGCTAAAGATCCAATAAGTCCGACATTTATTCCTTCAGACGTGTCAATTGGGCAAATACGCCCATAATGACTAGGATGGATATCTCGTATTCGAAAACTAGCAGTTCGCCCTGTCAATCCTCCAGGGCCCAAATAACTCAATTTTCTCCCATGAACTATTTGTGTCAATGGATTAGTTCGATCTAAAACTTGAGATAATGGGTGTAAACCGAAAAAAGATTCATAAGTACTTGTTAATGGAGTTGAAGTTACCAAATTCTGAGGAGACGGTATCAATTTATGCCTAAGTGCTCCACCTATAGTTCCTCGAATCACATTTTCTAAACGAACCAGAGCCAATCCTAATTGATCTTGTATAAGATCTGCTACAGAACGAATGCGTTTATTTTTCAAATGATTCATATCGTCAAGTGTACCCATTCCAAATTTCATTCCAATCAAATGATCCGCGGCTGCCAATATATCTCGCGGTAACAAAAATGTATTGTTCTGGGATATATCAAGGCGCAATCTCCGATTCATATTTCGTCGACCAATCTTTCCTAATTCACATTTTTGTTGAAAGAATTTCTTTTGTAATTCCTTACATAAGGATTCAGAAAATACCGGATCCCCGCCTACACAAGCAAATTGTTGGTAAAACTCCAAAATGGCATTTTCTTTTGaccctattttttttttttccttatcagttagaaaagataaaaatatttcagGATAGCAAACATTCTCTAGAATTTCTCTTAGATTCGAACCCATAGCCGATGATAGAACTAGAATAGATATTTTTTGTTTCCTACTCACACGAGCCCATATCCTTGCTTTTTTATCAATCTCTAATTCTAATCTTCCTCCCCAATCCGATATTATGGTGCCGGTATATACCGAAATTCCATTATGATCCAATTCTGACCGGTAATAAATACCGGGACTTTGCAATATTTGATTGATCACAATTCTATATATTCCATTTACTATAGAAGTTCCCAGAGAATTCATTAGAGGAATGTTTCCAAGAAAAATAGTTTGTTCTTGCATATCCCTACTGGTTTTCCAAATGAGTCCCGCGGATATATAGAATTCAGAAGAATATGTGAGTGATTCATACACAGCATCTCTTTCTTTTATCAACGGTTCTACTAATTGATATGTTTCCACAAATAATTGAAATTCAATTTCTTGATCGGTATCTTCAATTTTTGGAAACTTATAAAGTTCTTCCGTCAAGCCCTGATCCATGAACCTACAAAATCCTTCAAATTGTATCTGATTAAAGCCAGGTATTGTAGACATTCCCTCATTTCCATCTCGGAGCATTTTGCATTTcccatttataaaataaaaaaaatcccaCTATTCACTCATTATTCATGGAATCATATAGATGATCTAGCAATGATGGAATTTTTATTCTGTTTACTGAATCACATGAAATTGAACCCAACTCCATATCTGGAATAGAATATATGAAATACGTATTAACTATGAACGggagaataaataaaattttctacTCAAGTTGGAATTTGAGAAACAGATACAAatggaaataaatttataaaacattcCTGGAAACAGAATTCTGCTACTTAGGCTTATGAAGTTATGGAATTTTGTATAGAATATCAAAATAGATTCCATTTCTACCAttattatgatattaaatcGATTACATATTCCAATCTGCttgaatacaaaaaaaaatgaatggattCGGCATTTGATCTTTTCAATAAGATAAAACATAGAACTCATTTTTAGTACTTAAACACATTTATAGATTCAATTTTTCAAAGAAAAGGATTCACATAGAAGAGAGGTGCTTTACCTATAGAATTTTTAGTATACGCTAAGGATTGTGAGGTATATAAGAGGGGTTGTACAGATATAGGCAAATATAGATATctctatctatatctatatataagtCTTCCCCCTCTATTTTTATtccattaaaattcaaattggAAACACAAAAATTTCCTGAGAATTCCCTATAGGcaacatatttaaaaaaatatataaataagataaCCAATTTGATATCTGTGTAACAATTTATGTTCTGGGGTTTACATATACCcatatatattgttataatcAAAATGGAgacattgaaaataaaaaatactgaaTAAACATTGATTAGTTATGTATCATTTTTGAGTTTCTTGTGTCATTAGGAAAAAATTGGATATTCAAATCCAAGACTCATTCATGAATTTGCAGCCAGGAGTAAATAGTTAATGGTTCCAATTTGCCATCAAGTTGTTTTTTGTGACTAAAAATCtacattttatttatactttTCAATTTCAATATAAAAGCGAGGGGAAGTTTTTAGGcattgtgtttgtgtgttttgaGATACTATACAATCAATCGAAGAAGTGgctaaaattaaatcaaaaagaGGAAAGGGCCCTTCTTTTcggaaaagaagaaataaaaaagGCTTCAAGATACAAGTAAAAAGAGGTTCAGTAATCCACTCTTAAGCAGGAAAATTTccatctatttttttattattttggcgATATGGCCGAGTGGTAAGGCGGGGGACTGCAAATCCTTTTTCCCCAGTTCAAATCCGGGTGTCGCCTGATCAATAAAAAACTCGAAATCTCTTATTCTGTTCTGTTGATATATAACTCACCCTTTTTCCCGGCAGCAGAAACAGATTGTGCATTCGGTTGGGGGGTTTTCTAAAATATTGTAGTAAATCTTTGCATCTAGGATTAAAAAGATTTTAATGGTAGAAGGGCTATCACGACTTCCAGATCCCCCTCTATTCTACTACTAATGTAGTGTATACTGGCTGAGTCTTGAATTCCGTTGGATAGACAGATACGAAATCTAATTAAATTAGCAGTTTAGTTGTGTAAAGACCGAAAGAGCCCTTATATacttaaaataatatacttaAAATAGACTTAAAAATAGACTTATATATACTTAATAATAAGAGTACTTACTGTATATCTATACATACTCACGAGAATTTATGAGTGTTCACATTCAATATTAGACTGAAtggaaaatataattaacttataTAGAGATAACAACGGGCAAAAAGAGCAggccttattattattatattatttctataTATGGTCTATTCGTAACATTCCCTTAAAATCGTATAGGAATTTAGTAGAAGTTATTGAGATTAGTTCATCAACAGCGTTCGGTCAGAGTCCCTTTTTGACTCTGCGCCGTTGATTCGACTATTATTAATGAGCAATATTGGAATAATTCCTTCATAGAGATAGGGGACATAATTCACATGGATATAGTAAGTCTCGCTTGGGCTGCTTTAATGGTAGTCTTTACTTTTTCCCTTTCACTCGTAGTATGGGGAAGAAGTGGACTCTAGAGGTACTACGAATTGATTGAGTAATCAAACCATATCAATTGTTTTCTAGATCGTTCTGCaacatttttgaataaaaaaaaatatattttcagttAGAGCTTACCTTACATTGGATTCTAGTGGAGTAATGTATTCTAGGAATAAAATTCTTTCAATCAAAGAACTATTTCAAGGATTCCCATATTTGTATCTCGAAAGCAAAGGGATACGTATTATTGGAATTTTATTCCAACCAAATTCTTCCTAAATTTTCGATTTCAATGAACAAGCTCTTCCCATAATTTTAGTTTTAGATGGATACTAAAGAAGGTCCGACCCCCTTTTTTGTTTCCCTCTTTACTTTTTCGTGCTAAAAAAGGAATTTTTTAAGTGTATACGCGATTTATATGAGGAAAAATTAGGCATAGTAGTTGTATAATGAGAGAATATGCATAATAAGATCTTGCCTTGGGAGTCACATATTGCGCACTTAccgattattttattttcgaaATGGAATTTCGACTTTATCAGGGTTTCAAGCATTAAAAATTTGTGAGGTTTTTTTATTATACTTATTCCCTTTTAAAATCCGAAGAAGTGCCCATAGAACTCCTGTCAATGGATCAATCCATTTTTTCTAGGAATGCTAGAAAAAGTATTATGGCTCTTTAATAGATGCCGCTAATGCTTTTTCCTTCGTTGATTCTTTCGATAGATCACGAGACTCAGAttgcaaataataataaatctaaaAATTAGAACTAGAAAGTAAGACAAGAGAGTTTTTTAATATTGATGAAAAAAAAGAtgtatcaaaaaatataattggtTATATGTAAATTCCATATATTATCTTGATATTTATCaagataataaataatattgtaGATCGATCGACCCGAAGTACCtgtctttattattttattataaagtacAACTTTATAAACTACACTAACACTAATAGATATGGTaagaaagaaatatatatttctttcttACTATACTATAGTATCGGATCTGATAGAATACTGTCGATTCTAGTCCGCTCATTTCATTTAAGACGCCAATTTCATTTAAGACGCCAAATTTTCCCCTTTTTATTCAATCTTTGATAAGAACTCAGAAGTCAAGTTTCATTCAAATTAATCaatcctttttatttttattttgagtttCTGTTTTTACATAAATGATAAGCAGAAAAGCAGTAGGAACTAGAATGAACAGTGCAGTAGCAATAAATGCAAGAATATTTACTTCCATAATCTCATCTTTTTTTTTACTTCACAATAACTCGGGATTTAATCCCATAG
Protein-coding regions in this window:
- the LOC135150674 gene encoding DNA-directed RNA polymerase subunit beta — encoded protein: MLRDGNEGMSTIPGFNQIQFEGFCRFMDQGLTEELYKFPKIEDTDQEIEFQLFVETYQLVEPLIKERDAVYESLTYSSEFYISAGLIWKTSRDMQEQTIFLGNIPLMNSLGTSIVNGIYRIVINQILQSPGIYYRSELDHNGISVYTGTIISDWGGRLELEIDKKARIWARVSRKQKISILVLSSAMGSNLREILENVCYPEIFLSFLTDKEKKKIGSKENAILEFYQQFACVGGDPVFSESLCKELQKKFFQQKCELGKIGRRNMNRRLRLDISQNNTFLLPRDILAAADHLIGMKFGMGTLDDMNHLKNKRIRSVADLIQDQLGLALVRLENVIRGTIGGALRHKLIPSPQNLVTSTPLTSTYESFFGLHPLSQVLDRTNPLTQIVHGRKLSYLGPGGLTGRTASFRIRDIHPSHYGRICPIDTSEGINVGLIGSLAIHAKIGRGGSLESPFYEISQRSKGARMLYLSPGKDEYYMVAAGNPLALNQGLQEEQVVPARYRQEFLTIAWEQVHLRSIFSFQYFSIGASLIPFIEHNDANRALMSSNMQRQAVPLSRSEKCIVGTGLERQAALDSGVLAIAEHEGKVIYTDTDKILLSGNGDTLNIPLVMYQRSNKNTCMHQKPQVQRGKYIKKGQILAYGAATIGGELALGKNVLVAYMPWEGYNFEDAVLISERLVYEDIYTSFHIRKYEIQTHVTSQGPERVTREIPHLEAHLLRNLDKNGIVMLGSWVETGEILVGKLTPQMVKESSYAPEDRLLRAILGIQVSTSKETCLKLPIGGRGRVIDVRWIQKRVGSSYNPETIRVYILQKREIKVGDKVAGRHGNKGIISKILPRQDMPYLQDGRPVDMVFNPLGVPSRMNVGQIFECSLGLAGGLLDRHYRIAPFDERYEQEASRKLVFSELYQASKQTATPWVFEPEYPGKSRIFDGRTGDPFEQPVIIGKPYILKLIHQVDDKIHGRSSGHYALVTQQPLRGRAKQGGQRVGEMEVWALEGFGVAYILQEMLTYKSDHIRARQEVLGTTIIGGAIPNPEDAPESFRLLVRELRSLALELNHFFVSEKTFKIKRKEA